One genomic segment of Anticarsia gemmatalis isolate Benzon Research Colony breed Stoneville strain chromosome Z, ilAntGemm2 primary, whole genome shotgun sequence includes these proteins:
- the LOC142986255 gene encoding uncharacterized protein LOC142986255: protein MSMKLDDPVLNIKEPKDYNYMKYMRFVLRIISSWPGREMGEKAMWFEGMYHAYFNTSLSLVYLVSGFAYLKIHKSSLTFLQIGHNYIVLLMNMLCTSRASTLCCSLKYRAVAKLFIEKMHLFYHKDKTDYALVVHSRMHRFSHYFCIYLTFLQFLSLFLFNLTPVFNNYLQGYYSNRKENLVNATFEHAIYFVFPWNSDSNFNGYIYASIINWVGSYLCLSSICMLDCFLSLMVFHLYGHFQILLHLLETFPIPAACKTNLEADPSSDIIVGSEIYSKTEQDVVTDKLKECIVYHLMIVDFVNNISDAFGPALAFYYFFYQVCGCLFLLEVAELTAEALARYLPITLVMYQQLIQMSVIFESIGAMSEKVKDAVYCLPWEYMNTKNRKTVHIFLINVQEPIHIHAGGLVSVGVQTMAAIIKTSFSYFAFLRTVE from the exons ATGTCTATGAAACTAGATGATCCGGTCTT AAACATTAAAGAGCCGAAGGACTACAACTACATGAAATATATGCGCTTCGTGTTGAGGATCATAAGCTCATGGCCCGGCCGAGAGATGGGCGAAAAAGCTATGTGGTTCGAAGGAATGTACCATGCATACTTTAATACTTCACTTTCCCTTGTCTATCTTGTTTCTGGGTTTGCTTATTTAAAAATCCATAAATCATCTTTAACATTTCTTCAAATAGGACACAATTATATCGTGTTGCTTATGAACATGTTGTGCACG TCACGTGCTTCCACATTATGTTGTTCTCTAAAATACAGAGCCGTAGCCAAACTGTTTATAGAAAAAATGCACTTGTTCTATCACAAAGATAAAACTGACTACGCGTTGGTG gTACACAGCAGAATGCATCGTTTCTCTCACTACTTCTGTATTTACTTGACGTTTTTGCAATTCCTCtcactgtttttatttaatctaacGCCGGTATTCAACAACTACCTGCAAGGGTACTACAGTAATCGCAAGGAGAACTTGGTCAACGCTACTTTTGAGCACGCCATTTATTTCGTGTTCCCATGGAATTCTGACTCTAATTTCAATGGATACATTTACGCTTCGATCATCAATTG gGTTGGATCATATTTGTGCTTGAGCAGCATTTGTATGTTGGACTGCTTTCTATCTCTCATGGTTTTCCATCTGTACGGACATTTCCAAATTTTACTTCATCTTTTGGAAACATTCCCAATACCAGCTGCATGCAAGACAAACTTGGAGGCCGATCCTTCAAGCGACATAATCGTGGGCAGCGAGATCTATTCCAAAACTGAACAAGACGTCGTGACGGACAAACTGAAGGAGTGTATTGTATATCACCTGATGATTGTAGA CTTCGTCAACAATATTTCTGATGCTTTCGGACCAGCCTTAGCTTTCTACTACTTCTTTTACCAAGTGTGCGGGTGTCTGTTCCTTCTTGAAGTAGCTGAGTTG ACAGCTGAGGCCCTGGCTCGTTACTTGCCCATTACTCTGGTCATGTACCAACAGCTGATTCAGATGAGTGTCATTTTCGAATCCATCGGCGCTATG AGCGAAAAAGTAAAGGATGCTGTATATTGCTTACCTTGGGAGTATATGAATACGAAGAATCGTAAGACCGTTCATATTTTCCTCATAAATGTGCAAGAACCGATCCACATTCACGCCGGAGGATTGGTGAGCGTTGGAGTGCAGACCATGGCTGCC ATCATTAAGACATCATTCTCTTACTTCGCTTTCCTGCGCACAGTCGAATAA
- the Ubc7 gene encoding ubiquitin conjugating enzyme 7 — protein MAGSALRRLMAEYKQLTLNPPEGIIAGPINEENFFEWEALITGPEGTCFEGGIFPAKLVFPPDYPLSPPKMQFVCEMFHPNIYADGRVCISILHAPGDDPMGYESSAERWSPVQSVEKILLSVVSMLAEPNDESGANVDAAKMWREDREQFNQIAERLVRKTLGLQSI, from the exons ATGGCCGGGTCGGCTTTGCGGCGGCTTATGGCCGAGTATAAAC AATTGACACTCAATCCTCCTGAAGGGATTATAGCGGGACCCATCAATGAAGAAAACTTCTTTGAATGGGAGGCCCTTATTAc CGGGCCCGAGGGGACATGCTTCGAAGGCGGGATCTTTCCCGCTAAGCTAGTGTTCCCTCCGGACTACCCATTGAGTCCACCAAAGATGCAGTTCGTCTGCGAAATGTTCCATCCaaata tTTACGCGGATGGCCGGGTGTGCATATCCATTTTGCACGCTCCGGGTGATGATCCCATGGGGTATGAGAGCAGCGCTGAGAGATGGTCGCCAGTACAGAGTGTCGAGAAGATCTTGCTGTCGGTCGTCAGTATGCTGGCGG AGCCCAATGATGAGAGCGGTGCTAATGTAGACGCCGCTAAGATGTGGCGCGAGGATCGCGAACAGTTTAATCAAATTGCAGAGCGTCTCGTTCGGAAAACCTTAGGTTTGCAGTCGATATAA
- the LOC142986664 gene encoding uncharacterized protein LOC142986664 has protein sequence MEQIGGNLATMESIVLLPDNSVNNAVQLQYSLAWEEENSAKFICRLCMKTFYNANALQNHKNTQHDGDITGSEGEHQPTPSTQNSQNINGLCGFKFVPLKARESDLTTVYDGLTTRTFSEDTSYLIVTVEGDDIDSDAMSRSRLDGVLKKAPMKPKQPIDLRGPFTCTFPSTLRPDQQCRQIFFNCCDYSMHYREDHTKRRKAALRCQVCEKRLDRDVYPSDPITAQLQTPNTFTFSCRPCARTFLDIAEFDEHNRIVHAKIKPHQCSICAKRFTQQGGLQQHMRMHTGIRPFVCTFCPKAFTQKAGLDQHLRTHTKVKPFKCVICSKCFSQSVHLRQHMRTHTNIQPFECSVCGRRFKQSSHLNFHMRSHVADGSLVLNNLSQVGQHDQMEFLNLANLQQVQDGETLYYAAELATGPLAHQNPFNSDSQVVIPDNVLSL, from the exons ATGGAGCAAATAGGAGGAAATTTAGCAACAATGGAGTCCATTGTATTGTTGCCTGATAATTCTGTCAACAACGCCGTACAA TTGCAGTATTCCCTAGCATGGGAGGAGGAAAACTCAGCGAAGTTCATATGCAGGCTGTGTATGAAAACGTTTTACAACGCGAATGCTCTGCAAAACCATAAGAATACTCAACATGATGGGGACATCACGGGAAGTGAGGGAGAACACCAGCCTACACCCTCGACACAGAATTCTCAG AACATAAATGGGCTTTGCGGTTTCAAATTCGTACCTCTCAAAGCGCGGGAATCAGATCTAACGACAGTCTACGATGGACTGACGACGAGAACGTTCTCCGAAGACACCTCGTACCTCATAGTGACGGTTGAAGGCGATGATATAGACAGTGATGCTATGAGTCGCTCCAGACTTGATGGGGTGCTCAAGAAGGCGCCTATGAAACCTAAGCAGCCTATTGATTTAAG agGGCCGTTCACCTGCACTTTTCCATCTACATTGCGTCCGGACCAGCAATGCCGTCAAATATTCTTCAATTGCTGCGATTACTCTATGCATTATCGGGAAGACCACACCAAGAGGCGAAAAGCGGCATTACGCTGCCAAGTTTGCGAAAAAAGACTTGACCGAGACGTTTACCCTAGTGATCCCATTACCGCTCAACTGCAGACACCTAACACGTTCACTTTCTCCTGCCGACCTTGCGCGCGAACTTTCCTAGACATCGCTGAGTTCGATGAACACAATCGCATTGTGCACGCAAAGATAAAACCACATCAATGTTCCATATGCGCCAAACGCTTCACCCAACAAGGAGGTCTGCAACAACATATGAGAATGCACACAGGCATAAGACCTTTCGTTTGCACGTTCTGTCCTAAAGCTTTCACTCAAAAAGCGGGATTAGATCAACATCTCCGAACACATACTAAAGTGAAGCCTTTCAAGTGTGTGATATGCAGCAAATGTTTCTCTCAGTCGGTGCATCTGAGGCAGCATATGAGAACTCATACTAACATACAACCGTTCGAATGTTCCGTGTGCGGGAGAAGATTTAAACAAAGCAGCCATTTAAATTTCCATATGCGATCGCACGTTGCAGACGGCTCATTGGTATTGAATAATCTCTCGCAAGTGGGACAGCATGATCAAATGGAGTTCCTCAATTTAGCGAACTTGCAACAAGTGCAAGACGGCGAGACTCTGTACTATGCAGCCGAGTTGGCGACCGGACCATTAGCTCATCAAAACCCATTCAACTCTGATTCCCAAGTTGTTATTCCGGACAATGTACTTTCATTGTAA